In bacterium, one genomic interval encodes:
- the ccsA gene encoding cytochrome c biogenesis protein CcsA — MKTLSIILTALLLNLSAALAADDFNWSRAGQIIVQDGGRLKPLDTFARELVGDIVGKDEYEGQHPVETYFRWMSDGSRWSEMPIIYLPKGDLHRELGLPTGHGSLYSIAELHGKPRLMQIVMEAQEAQKAGDKPSFTQSKANEILHRVNTLSMVFSHELPLYAPPLAGDATTTTWASMPEALAAIERDSMNAVKTPEELATLGLSFAGMYHSILDNRPDMFNTSVDLFIEAQHRILAQQPAIFSTLDKELLYNTLQPFFWARVLLLLGAVIFALSYKQKFATWRGYGAIAMFLGLAGYSAGMILRWMVGGRAPWSNMYESLLAIGWTLVIIAFIYELVKRDRIFGMAGSIMGGVVLWLAHYANLDRGINPLVPALQSYWLVYHVIIVLSSYACFAIAMVIGHILLVGAAKNKGEINPPLARMAGANLHVIQVGCVLLIFGILLGAVWADSSWGRFWGWDPKETWALITWFVYIAFLHGRSAGWLNWKSLAFVSVAAFPVVVMTYYGVNFYLSGLHSYGAGSSPGIPWEAFAYLIAEGVFLGWIAMQLKGKWGNTGPKQGTPTASNMRGGASLNTPAGVNG; from the coding sequence ATGAAAACTCTGTCTATCATCCTCACTGCGCTGCTTCTGAACCTGTCCGCTGCCTTGGCCGCAGACGATTTTAACTGGAGCCGCGCCGGACAGATTATCGTGCAGGACGGCGGCCGGTTGAAACCCCTCGATACCTTCGCGCGGGAACTCGTCGGTGATATTGTCGGCAAGGACGAGTACGAAGGACAACACCCCGTCGAGACCTATTTCCGGTGGATGTCAGATGGCAGCCGATGGTCCGAAATGCCCATCATCTATCTGCCCAAGGGTGATCTGCACCGCGAACTCGGCCTGCCCACGGGCCACGGCAGTCTCTATTCGATCGCAGAGCTGCATGGCAAGCCGCGCCTGATGCAGATCGTCATGGAAGCGCAGGAAGCGCAGAAGGCCGGCGACAAGCCCTCGTTCACGCAGTCCAAAGCCAATGAGATTCTGCACCGCGTCAACACGCTTTCCATGGTCTTCAGCCATGAGTTGCCGCTGTATGCGCCGCCGCTTGCAGGCGACGCAACGACCACCACGTGGGCCTCGATGCCCGAAGCGCTGGCGGCCATCGAACGCGACTCCATGAACGCCGTCAAGACGCCGGAAGAGCTGGCCACGCTCGGTCTGTCCTTCGCCGGAATGTACCACTCGATTCTTGACAACCGCCCCGACATGTTCAACACGTCGGTGGACCTGTTCATCGAAGCACAGCATCGCATTCTCGCGCAGCAGCCGGCGATCTTCAGCACGCTCGACAAAGAGCTGCTCTACAACACGCTGCAACCGTTCTTCTGGGCGCGTGTCCTCCTGCTGCTCGGTGCGGTGATCTTCGCCTTGAGCTATAAGCAGAAATTCGCAACGTGGCGCGGCTACGGCGCCATCGCGATGTTCCTGGGCCTGGCGGGCTATTCCGCCGGCATGATTCTGCGCTGGATGGTCGGCGGCCGCGCGCCGTGGTCCAATATGTATGAGTCGCTGCTGGCCATTGGCTGGACGCTCGTCATTATCGCCTTCATCTACGAACTCGTTAAGCGCGACCGCATCTTCGGCATGGCCGGCTCGATTATGGGCGGCGTCGTCCTCTGGCTCGCGCACTACGCCAATCTCGACCGCGGCATCAATCCGCTCGTGCCCGCCCTGCAAAGCTACTGGCTGGTTTATCATGTGATCATTGTCCTCTCCAGCTACGCCTGCTTTGCCATCGCCATGGTCATCGGACATATCCTGTTGGTCGGTGCCGCCAAGAACAAAGGCGAGATCAACCCGCCGCTGGCGCGCATGGCCGGAGCGAATCTGCACGTCATTCAAGTCGGCTGCGTGCTGTTGATCTTCGGCATTCTGCTTGGAGCAGTCTGGGCCGATTCAAGCTGGGGCCGCTTCTGGGGCTGGGATCCCAAAGAGACGTGGGCGCTTATCACGTGGTTCGTCTATATCGCCTTCCTGCACGGCCGCAGCGCAGGCTGGCTCAACTGGAAGAGCCTCGCGTTCGTCTCCGTCGCGGCCTTCCCGGTCGTCGTGATGACCTACTACGGTGTCAACTTCTATCTGTCCGGCCTGCATAGCTACGGCGCAGGATCGTCGCCGGGCATTCCGTGGGAAGCCTTTGCTTATCTGATTGCCGAAGGCGTCTTTCTTGGCTGGATCGCCATGCAGCTCAAAGGTAAGTGGGGCAACACCGGCCCCAAGCAGGGAACGCCTACCGCCTCCAATATGCGCGGCGGCGCTTCGCTGAACACACCCGCTGGAGTAAACGGCTAA
- a CDS encoding cytochrome c biogenesis protein ResB: protein MTNILDRIWLFFSSVKLTIVLLLIFAVAMGYGTWIETVYSNGAARILIYRTWWFDLLTVILALNLIGCTLRRAPYSPHQYPWLLTHVSLLLIMTASMITNRFGMQGQMVILEGDTENRFGLEQLDLENWDTMIGEERTLPFGVHCVSFEQVMYPGTGMTSLFKSHVIVDDPGNPERIEWDVILNHPLSYKGYKISQASWIDLPDGRQATVLGVSYDPGIPYMYAGGILLVLSMVGIIFLKPWLKSKWPPVPRGDRMPLAENTEMTAELMAQSSDEKENVSA from the coding sequence TTGACAAATATTCTCGACCGGATTTGGCTGTTCTTCTCCTCGGTGAAACTGACCATTGTGCTGCTGCTGATCTTCGCAGTGGCCATGGGTTACGGCACGTGGATCGAAACGGTCTATTCCAACGGTGCCGCGCGCATCCTGATCTACCGCACCTGGTGGTTCGACCTGCTCACGGTTATTCTCGCGCTCAATCTCATCGGCTGCACGCTCCGCCGGGCTCCGTATTCGCCGCACCAGTACCCCTGGCTGCTGACGCACGTGTCGCTGCTGCTGATTATGACCGCGTCAATGATCACCAATCGCTTTGGCATGCAGGGGCAGATGGTCATCCTCGAAGGCGACACCGAAAACCGCTTCGGGCTCGAACAGCTCGACCTGGAAAACTGGGACACCATGATCGGCGAAGAGCGCACGCTGCCCTTCGGCGTGCATTGCGTCTCGTTTGAACAGGTCATGTACCCCGGAACGGGCATGACCTCGCTGTTCAAATCGCACGTCATCGTGGACGACCCCGGCAATCCCGAACGCATCGAGTGGGACGTGATTCTGAATCACCCGCTCTCATACAAAGGCTACAAAATCAGTCAGGCGTCTTGGATTGACCTCCCCGACGGACGGCAAGCCACCGTGTTAGGCGTCTCCTACGATCCCGGCATCCCCTACATGTACGCCGGGGGAATTCTGCTCGTGCTCTCCATGGTCGGCATCATTTTCCTCAAACCGTGGCTGAAAAGTAAATGGCCGCCCGTGCCGCGCGGCGATCGCATGCCGCTGGCCGAAAACACCGAAATGACCGCCGAGCTCATGGCTCAATCGTCCGACGAAAAGGAGAACGTTTCCGCATGA
- a CDS encoding NifU family protein has product MPETLTDLDIELAQKVTKLLDMFRPIFQAEGGDAQLLSLKEGIATVSMGGGCQGCGGSLSAMEGGVQRTLLEKVPGLKEVVIVQ; this is encoded by the coding sequence ATGCCCGAAACACTGACCGACCTCGACATTGAACTCGCGCAGAAAGTCACGAAGCTGCTCGACATGTTCCGCCCCATCTTCCAGGCCGAAGGCGGCGACGCGCAATTGCTCTCGCTGAAAGAGGGCATCGCCACCGTCTCCATGGGCGGCGGATGCCAGGGCTGCGGCGGCTCACTGTCCGCCATGGAAGGCGGCGTCCAACGCACGCTCCTCGAAAAGGTACCCGGACTGAAGGAAGTCGTCATTGTTCAATGA
- a CDS encoding oxidoreductase → MSTLVENIQVEPRKGPKYSFFEVEVTSVMDATPTVKLFNMRVPGRDVYPFKAGQFIQLDFPIPSKITRRSYSIASAPEGTNEFQLCVGRVPDGLATRYLFEEVKPGSVLKGADAIGHFILPPVLDKELCFISTGVGIAPFRSMLLDGYAKGIINVPVSLFFGNRSEADILYRDDFERMAREHDLKFFPVLSRQTDWHGPHGHVHKHYMEHFANQRPALFYLCGWRAMLDEARKHLTEMGYDRKDVKIELYD, encoded by the coding sequence ATGAGCACCTTAGTCGAAAACATTCAAGTCGAGCCGCGCAAGGGGCCGAAGTATAGTTTTTTTGAAGTCGAAGTGACGAGCGTTATGGACGCCACGCCGACCGTCAAGCTCTTCAACATGCGCGTGCCGGGCCGCGATGTCTATCCGTTCAAGGCCGGACAATTCATTCAACTCGACTTTCCGATTCCCTCGAAAATCACGCGCCGCAGCTATTCTATCGCCAGCGCGCCCGAAGGGACAAACGAGTTCCAACTGTGCGTGGGCCGCGTGCCCGACGGACTGGCCACGCGCTATCTGTTTGAAGAGGTTAAGCCCGGATCGGTTCTTAAAGGCGCCGACGCGATTGGCCATTTCATTCTGCCGCCGGTGCTCGACAAAGAGCTGTGTTTCATCTCGACCGGCGTCGGCATCGCGCCGTTTCGCTCGATGCTGCTTGACGGTTATGCCAAAGGTATCATCAATGTTCCGGTGAGCCTCTTTTTCGGCAACCGCTCCGAAGCGGATATTCTCTACCGCGACGACTTCGAGCGCATGGCCCGCGAACATGATTTGAAATTCTTCCCGGTGCTGTCGCGCCAAACGGATTGGCACGGCCCGCACGGCCACGTACACAAGCACTACATGGAACACTTCGCCAACCAGCGGCCCGCCCTGTTTTACCTGTGCGGCTGGCGCGCCATGCTCGACGAAGCCCGTAAGCATCTCACCGAAATGGGTTACGACCGCAAGGACGTCAAAATCGAGCTGTACGACTAA
- a CDS encoding cupin domain-containing protein: protein MPSVISITDIFSRIDDYEHPRVAAMVNECAVKFVKLKGEFVWHHHDEEDELFYVVQGSLLMKLRDGDVTVNAGEMILIPHGVEHCPIAAEEVHLILFERAATINTGNVVNEKTRVTVDTL, encoded by the coding sequence ATGCCTTCCGTCATCTCCATCACCGACATCTTCTCCCGCATTGACGACTATGAGCATCCGCGCGTCGCGGCGATGGTCAACGAATGCGCGGTGAAGTTCGTTAAGCTGAAAGGCGAATTTGTCTGGCATCATCACGACGAAGAGGATGAACTCTTTTACGTCGTGCAAGGCTCGCTTTTAATGAAACTGCGCGACGGCGATGTGACCGTCAACGCGGGCGAGATGATCCTGATTCCGCACGGCGTCGAGCATTGCCCGATCGCCGCCGAAGAAGTACACCTGATTTTGTTTGAACGCGCCGCCACCATCAACACGGGCAATGTGGTGAACGAGAAGACGCGTGTAACGGTGGATACGCTGTAA